In Halobacterium sp. R2-5, the following are encoded in one genomic region:
- a CDS encoding tubulin/FtsZ family protein — MKLAMIGFGQAGGKILDKFLEYDKRHDSNIVRAAVAVNTAKADLMGLEHVPQENRVLIGQSRVKGHGVGADNELGAEIAEEDIDEVQGAIDSIPVHEVDAFLVISGLGGGTGSGGSPVIAKHLKRIYTEPVYGLGVLPGSDEGGIYTLNAARSFQTFVREVDNLLVFDNDAWRKSGESVQGGYDEINEEIVTRFGILFGAGEVEQGGDVAESVVDSSEIINTLAGGGVSTVGYASETVENDTSGSGLLSRFTGDDDAMEDSASTTNRITSLVRKAALGRLTLPCEIEGTERALLVTAGPPKFLNRKGIERGRKWLEEQTGSMEVRGGDYPVPNSQQVASVVLLSGVNNVPRVKELQEVAIEAQENIDDIRDESEENLQDLVEDDDDELEPLF, encoded by the coding sequence ATGAAACTGGCAATGATCGGGTTCGGCCAGGCGGGCGGTAAAATACTCGACAAGTTCCTCGAGTACGACAAGCGGCACGACTCCAACATCGTGCGTGCCGCGGTCGCCGTCAACACCGCCAAAGCCGACCTCATGGGTCTGGAGCACGTTCCGCAGGAGAATCGCGTCCTCATCGGGCAGTCCCGAGTGAAGGGGCACGGCGTCGGCGCCGACAACGAGCTCGGCGCGGAGATCGCCGAGGAGGACATCGACGAGGTGCAGGGCGCAATCGACTCCATCCCGGTCCACGAGGTCGACGCGTTCCTCGTCATCTCCGGGCTCGGCGGCGGTACGGGCTCCGGCGGCTCCCCGGTCATCGCCAAACACCTCAAGCGCATCTACACCGAACCCGTCTACGGCCTGGGCGTGCTGCCCGGCAGCGACGAGGGCGGCATCTACACGCTGAACGCCGCGCGGTCGTTCCAGACGTTCGTCCGCGAGGTCGACAACCTCCTCGTCTTCGACAACGACGCCTGGCGGAAGTCCGGCGAGTCAGTGCAGGGCGGCTACGACGAGATCAACGAGGAGATCGTCACCCGCTTCGGCATCCTCTTCGGCGCCGGCGAGGTCGAGCAGGGCGGCGACGTCGCCGAGTCCGTCGTCGACTCCAGCGAGATCATCAACACGCTCGCCGGCGGCGGCGTCTCCACGGTCGGCTACGCCTCCGAGACCGTCGAGAACGACACCTCCGGCAGCGGCCTGCTGTCGCGGTTCACGGGCGACGACGACGCCATGGAGGACTCCGCGTCCACCACGAACCGCATCACGAGCCTCGTCCGGAAGGCGGCGCTCGGCCGTCTCACGCTCCCCTGTGAGATCGAGGGCACCGAGCGCGCGCTGCTGGTCACCGCCGGCCCGCCGAAGTTCCTCAACCGGAAGGGCATCGAGCGCGGGCGGAAGTGGCTCGAGGAGCAGACCGGCTCGATGGAGGTCCGGGGCGGCGACTACCCGGTCCCGAACTCCCAGCAGGTCGCCTCCGTCGTCCTGCTGTCGGGCGTGAACAACGTCCCCCGGGTCAAGGAGCTGCAGGAAGTCGCCATCGAGGCGCAGGAGAACATCGACGACATCCGCGACGAAAGCGAAGAGAACTTGCAGGACCTGGTGGAAGACGACGACGATGAACTTGAACCGCTGTTCTAA